One genomic segment of Pseudoalteromonas sp. GCY includes these proteins:
- a CDS encoding BON domain-containing protein: MKKTLIATVLVSSLTTASAFAADNSWEKEASDAWIDGKAEATLLFNGELNNFDINTDVKNGVVVLTGKVEHSVDKKLAEELVLGIDGVKEVKNDLTIVDMSDERKKERNYESDSGFTDAKIATVIKSRYLFDTDVDGTDIDVDVEGLVVTLNGHVGSEAERKLAVQIAKNANDVKDVKDNLRVTKKS; encoded by the coding sequence ATGAAAAAGACATTAATTGCAACTGTACTTGTATCTTCACTTACTACTGCTTCAGCTTTTGCTGCTGATAATTCTTGGGAAAAAGAAGCAAGCGATGCTTGGATAGACGGTAAAGCAGAAGCGACGCTACTTTTCAACGGTGAGCTGAACAACTTTGACATTAACACAGATGTAAAAAATGGCGTTGTAGTGCTAACTGGTAAAGTTGAACACTCAGTAGACAAAAAGCTAGCTGAAGAACTGGTACTAGGTATCGATGGCGTAAAAGAAGTGAAAAACGACCTGACTATCGTAGATATGTCAGATGAACGCAAAAAAGAGCGTAACTACGAAAGCGATAGCGGCTTTACTGACGCAAAAATCGCAACGGTAATTAAGTCTCGCTACCTGTTTGACACAGATGTAGATGGTACTGACATCGATGTTGATGTGGAAGGTTTAGTCGTAACACTAAATGGCCATGTTGGTAGCGAAGCTGAGCGCAAACTTGCTGTGCAAATCGCGAAAAACGCCAATGACGTTAAAGATGTAAAAGATAACCTTCGCGTTACTAAAAAATCATAA
- a CDS encoding outer membrane beta-barrel protein, with protein MKQLTIAAALLASLGLASTAAHAESDFGLDDYKIYTGVGYGQYSFQWEDRENDTSFDDDSSMLKAYVGTKINPYWSFELAYENFDEASDIDNSAEIDGISLSTRISAPLNEHFSVYAKGGWLEWDADIYADIPAVGRVSSNLEGGDWLYGAGVEFHLNENINMRLEYTRYELEDDIDPDMDVAAVSIEYQF; from the coding sequence ATGAAACAATTAACTATTGCCGCTGCGCTACTAGCTTCTCTAGGTCTTGCATCTACCGCTGCTCACGCGGAGTCCGATTTTGGACTAGATGATTATAAAATTTACACAGGTGTCGGTTACGGCCAATACTCTTTCCAGTGGGAAGATCGTGAGAATGACACTTCGTTCGACGATGATTCGTCGATGTTAAAGGCTTACGTGGGTACAAAAATCAATCCATATTGGAGCTTTGAACTTGCCTATGAAAACTTCGACGAAGCGAGCGACATTGACAACTCAGCTGAAATCGATGGTATTTCGTTATCAACGCGTATTTCAGCCCCACTAAATGAACATTTCTCAGTGTATGCCAAAGGTGGTTGGCTTGAATGGGATGCGGATATCTATGCTGATATTCCAGCTGTAGGTCGTGTTTCATCTAACCTTGAAGGTGGCGACTGGCTTTATGGTGCCGGTGTAGAGTTTCACCTTAACGAAAACATTAACATGCGTTTAGAATATACGCGCTACGAACTTGAAGACGATATTGACCCTGATATGGACGTAGCTGCCGTCTCTATCGAGTACCAGTTTTAA
- a CDS encoding phage holin family protein — MQDQAQVRDRQAAAHERTPALAELKDSVSLLFDSYQQIAEAQINLLGAKFRANLKTLCIALGLILFSLILTAMVWGSLHVLFAYALTYAGLSWFISAGIVLTINIAMIYYLIITGLKLFNNSINDLTSGFYTPVAKQEASNDEAR, encoded by the coding sequence ATGCAAGACCAAGCTCAAGTAAGAGACCGTCAAGCAGCAGCTCACGAGCGCACGCCAGCGCTCGCTGAGCTTAAAGATTCTGTGTCTCTATTATTCGACAGTTATCAGCAAATCGCTGAAGCACAAATTAACCTATTAGGTGCGAAGTTCAGAGCTAATTTAAAAACTTTATGTATCGCGCTCGGGTTAATTCTGTTTTCTTTAATTTTAACGGCGATGGTATGGGGCAGCTTGCACGTGTTATTTGCTTACGCCTTAACCTACGCAGGCCTAAGCTGGTTTATTTCGGCGGGTATCGTACTTACTATCAATATCGCAATGATTTATTACCTGATCATCACAGGGCTAAAGCTCTTTAATAACAGCATAAACGACCTGACGTCTGGGTTTTATACTCCAGTTGCGAAGCAGGAGGCCAGTAATGACGAAGCTCGCTGA
- a CDS encoding response regulator yields MTKESVSEVNVLLIEDDEDDYILTLDYLQSIPNFKFNLVWQSQYHQALEALESNGFDLCLLDYQLGPQTGLSVLKEARARQVHTPIIMLTGQSDEVLDNEALKAGAEDFVLKSEISSARFIRSIRYALARKELERERLERLRVESDSRAKDRFLAHLSHELRTPLTSILGYTNLLLSREELQNVKPELSIINNNSEHLLNLLNDVLDLSKLNENRLQLNKQSTCLNSFLSDLYSLFKMATAKKGLSFSIEAKTPLPQDVKVDKTRLKQVLINIIYNAIKFTSSGFVKVEITLQAEAKLEFKVIDTGIGIPCEKLKRIFKPFEQVQNVTTRTDEGAGLGLAISSALIKLMGGELAVESTLGEGSEFGFSIDLDAIDEMTLAPLMLDKTQNATDNSLPSDLQGHILIVEDISEIQMLMRTLIGQTGATAEIAGDGIEALAMLKDNPDKYDLVFMDLHMPRMDGRDTIVALRERGIDLPVVALTAAAQRGTKEELMALGFSDMMSKPVNVSELGEYLAHYLSDELATSSDDVAQTTGTLRFLVVEDDADTRNLLKLLLNSLQVNVVTAECAQTCWQHFVGPERFDTILLDIGLPDKSGLTLAREIKAQDPNQHIVIASGFDPEPEKLAESQVDDVLLKPITLVDLKEIKEKLV; encoded by the coding sequence ATGACAAAGGAGTCGGTCAGTGAAGTCAATGTGCTGCTCATTGAAGATGACGAAGACGATTATATTTTAACCTTAGATTATTTACAGTCTATTCCTAACTTTAAATTTAATCTCGTTTGGCAAAGCCAATACCATCAAGCGCTAGAAGCACTGGAGAGTAATGGCTTCGATCTCTGCTTATTGGATTATCAATTAGGCCCACAAACCGGTTTGAGCGTGTTAAAAGAAGCCAGAGCAAGACAGGTTCATACGCCGATAATCATGCTGACGGGGCAATCAGATGAAGTGTTAGATAACGAAGCCCTAAAAGCGGGGGCTGAAGACTTCGTGCTTAAGTCAGAAATAAGCAGCGCTCGATTTATTCGTTCCATTCGCTATGCTTTGGCACGCAAAGAACTTGAACGTGAACGCCTAGAGCGACTGCGAGTCGAGTCTGACAGTCGAGCAAAAGACCGCTTTTTGGCACATTTAAGTCATGAGTTGAGAACGCCGTTAACGTCTATTTTAGGTTACACCAATCTCCTCTTATCTCGGGAAGAGTTGCAGAATGTTAAGCCTGAGCTTTCTATAATCAATAACAATAGCGAGCACTTACTTAACTTGCTAAATGATGTACTCGACCTATCCAAGCTAAATGAAAACCGGTTACAGCTAAATAAGCAAAGCACGTGTTTGAATAGCTTTCTAAGTGATTTATATAGTCTGTTTAAAATGGCCACAGCCAAGAAAGGCTTGAGTTTTAGTATTGAAGCTAAAACGCCACTTCCTCAAGATGTAAAGGTCGATAAAACACGACTAAAACAGGTGCTTATCAACATTATTTATAATGCGATTAAGTTCACAAGCTCCGGTTTTGTGAAGGTTGAGATCACGTTACAAGCTGAAGCAAAACTTGAGTTCAAGGTGATTGATACAGGTATTGGTATTCCTTGCGAGAAGCTTAAACGTATATTTAAACCTTTTGAACAAGTACAAAACGTCACAACGCGCACGGATGAAGGCGCTGGTCTTGGTTTAGCTATTAGTTCTGCACTCATTAAATTGATGGGAGGCGAGCTTGCGGTTGAGTCGACCTTGGGAGAGGGGAGTGAGTTTGGTTTTAGTATTGATCTTGATGCTATCGATGAAATGACTCTGGCGCCATTGATGCTAGATAAAACCCAAAATGCAACCGATAACTCGCTTCCATCTGATTTACAAGGGCATATCCTTATCGTTGAAGATATTAGTGAGATCCAGATGTTAATGCGTACTTTGATTGGCCAAACCGGTGCAACCGCTGAAATTGCGGGCGATGGCATCGAAGCGCTTGCGATGCTTAAGGATAATCCTGATAAGTATGACTTAGTCTTTATGGACTTGCACATGCCAAGAATGGATGGCCGAGACACTATAGTTGCACTCAGAGAGCGTGGTATCGACTTACCTGTTGTCGCACTAACGGCGGCCGCTCAAAGAGGCACAAAAGAAGAGTTAATGGCGCTTGGCTTTAGCGATATGATGAGTAAGCCTGTTAATGTCTCTGAGTTAGGAGAATATTTAGCTCACTACTTGAGTGACGAGTTGGCAACATCTAGCGATGATGTGGCGCAAACTACCGGTACTTTGCGGTTTTTAGTGGTAGAAGACGACGCAGATACACGCAACCTGCTTAAGCTGTTACTTAATTCACTGCAAGTAAATGTGGTTACGGCAGAGTGCGCGCAAACTTGTTGGCAGCATTTTGTTGGTCCTGAGCGCTTTGATACGATTTTACTCGATATAGGTCTGCCCGATAAGTCCGGGCTTACGCTTGCGCGAGAGATTAAAGCACAAGATCCTAATCAGCATATCGTGATTGCTAGTGGTTTTGATCCAGAGCCGGAAAAATTGGCCGAGTCACAAGTAGATGACGTGTTGTTAAAGCCTATCACACTGGTGGATCTGAAAGAAATTAAAGAAAAGCTGGTTTAG
- a CDS encoding response regulator, translated as MNYKKTQPIHILMADDDEDDRLLAQDALEESRVLNAFQFVKDGVELLEYLRNEGEFTDKQRYPRPNLILLDLNMPRMDGREALQEIKKDPILRSIPVVILTTSKEEEDKLRGYDSGAASYITKPVDFDGLVDLMKHLGKYWIEIVELPN; from the coding sequence ATGAACTATAAAAAAACTCAGCCGATCCATATTTTGATGGCGGATGACGACGAAGATGATCGCTTGTTGGCTCAAGACGCTTTAGAAGAAAGCCGAGTACTCAATGCATTTCAGTTTGTTAAGGACGGGGTTGAGCTTTTGGAATATTTGAGAAATGAGGGGGAGTTTACTGATAAACAACGATACCCAAGACCAAACCTCATTTTACTTGACCTGAATATGCCAAGAATGGATGGTAGAGAAGCGTTACAAGAAATCAAAAAAGACCCAATACTACGCTCTATACCTGTGGTTATCTTAACTACTTCCAAAGAGGAAGAAGACAAACTGAGAGGGTATGACTCTGGCGCTGCATCTTACATTACTAAGCCCGTGGATTTTGATGGTTTAGTCGATTTGATGAAACATTTAGGCAAGTACTGGATTGAAATAGTAGAGCTGCCAAATTAA
- a CDS encoding sensor histidine kinase → MNISNRLNFIWFAVIVSVGLVASNALIGFNNVKELNQVQESIRNTSEVMMSLDQLHIAMLNAEAGQRAFLISNKESDLAPYKKALQNLDESIARVGQNHSESDVQQQKINRYVEGVKERFKALQSTLVVARNTDIGNETLLLDRAADSGGDLREEFTQIMAAEVDIRTIQLNQLKRVRKEAHINIVVFTLLSAVMIFAILLLLVVNLRSAKKAKRELEKVNDHLEEKVQARTEALEHYAEELNRSNRELEDFAFVASHDLQEPLRKIRAFGDRIEKNYGEHLDDKGKDYLARMTSAAQRMSTLITDLLELSRVTTRAKPFEEQDLNQVLQFVLDDLEIAVNDSSASVNSDVLPTIKCDASQIHQLFLNLLSNAIKFRVEGRDPIITIAVENTQLMSQDAYTFVVEDNGVGFDAEYAEKIFSPFQRLHDRKKYAGTGIGLTVCRRIVERHGGTISATSEDGKGAKFTITLLAEPTPIIQELKNEL, encoded by the coding sequence ATGAATATAAGTAATAGACTGAATTTTATCTGGTTTGCGGTTATTGTGAGTGTTGGCCTTGTTGCGTCCAATGCCCTGATCGGTTTTAACAACGTTAAAGAATTAAACCAAGTTCAAGAGAGTATCCGTAACACCAGTGAAGTGATGATGTCATTGGACCAGCTACATATTGCGATGCTAAATGCGGAGGCTGGACAACGAGCATTTTTAATCTCAAATAAAGAGAGCGATTTAGCACCTTATAAAAAGGCATTACAAAATCTTGATGAGAGCATAGCTAGAGTTGGTCAGAATCACTCTGAAAGTGATGTACAGCAGCAAAAAATCAATCGTTATGTCGAAGGTGTAAAGGAGCGATTCAAAGCCTTGCAAAGTACGCTAGTTGTGGCACGTAATACCGATATAGGTAATGAGACCTTATTACTTGACCGAGCTGCCGATTCTGGTGGCGACTTACGAGAAGAGTTTACTCAGATCATGGCCGCAGAAGTGGACATCCGAACCATTCAGCTGAATCAGTTAAAACGTGTCCGCAAAGAAGCGCATATCAATATAGTGGTATTTACTTTGCTGAGCGCCGTGATGATTTTTGCCATTTTGTTGCTTTTAGTAGTCAATCTTCGCAGTGCAAAGAAAGCAAAGCGCGAGTTAGAAAAAGTAAACGATCACCTAGAGGAAAAGGTACAAGCACGTACCGAAGCGTTAGAACACTACGCAGAAGAGCTCAATCGTAGTAACCGTGAGCTAGAAGACTTTGCGTTTGTTGCCTCTCACGACCTGCAAGAGCCGCTGAGAAAGATCCGCGCTTTTGGCGATCGCATCGAAAAGAATTATGGTGAGCACCTTGATGACAAGGGCAAGGATTATTTGGCTCGAATGACGAGTGCCGCACAGCGGATGTCAACACTTATCACTGACTTGCTTGAGTTATCCCGAGTTACCACTAGAGCAAAGCCTTTTGAAGAACAGGATCTCAACCAAGTTTTACAGTTTGTGTTGGACGATTTAGAAATTGCAGTTAATGACAGTAGTGCGAGCGTAAACTCGGACGTGTTACCAACAATAAAATGTGATGCTAGTCAAATACATCAGCTGTTTTTAAATCTACTTTCCAATGCTATTAAATTCAGAGTAGAAGGGCGCGATCCGATTATTACAATCGCGGTTGAAAACACTCAATTGATGAGTCAAGATGCTTATACTTTTGTGGTAGAAGATAATGGCGTTGGCTTTGATGCTGAATATGCTGAGAAAATATTCTCGCCTTTTCAACGACTACATGACAGAAAAAAATATGCTGGTACTGGCATTGGTTTAACCGTGTGTAGACGCATTGTTGAGCGACACGGCGGAACGATTTCAGCGACCAGTGAAGACGGTAAGGGTGCTAAATTCACGATCACACTACTCGCTGAACCAACACCAATTATTCAGGAACTGAAGAATGAACTATAA
- a CDS encoding histidine kinase: MTRGDQGELAKLVHDARKPLNQISMNSELIKLIAEQPGSQQQIIEIANTIIKATKECSELLQTLVEQGNDE, from the coding sequence ATGACACGAGGTGACCAAGGCGAACTTGCTAAGTTAGTACATGACGCACGCAAGCCTTTGAATCAAATTTCAATGAACTCGGAGTTGATTAAGCTTATTGCTGAACAGCCAGGTTCTCAACAGCAGATAATAGAGATAGCAAACACGATTATTAAGGCAACCAAAGAGTGCAGCGAGTTGTTACAGACGCTAGTGGAGCAAGGAAATGATGAGTGA
- a CDS encoding sigma-54-dependent transcriptional regulator, protein MKTVLLVDDDHDFAELACRIVEYLGHDACLANDLASARQWLETQSFDHIFLDFMLPDGSGLHLVDEIRAAGIRTPITMVTGHPSVKSALSQLCHDGLNYLTKPVDADDFRNALSPSKNKPKRTESQAHFGVLLGESAKMKHLYKMIERVAGTDANVMLMGESGVGKEMFARAIHNASTVTGDLVNVNCGAIPKDLIGSELFGHEKGAFTGANAQKVGVFEQAENGTLFLDELTEMPIEQQPNLLRVLETHTVTRVGGTKPIKVNCRVISATNRSVEDIATNDVLREDIYFRLAVFPIHIPPLRERKEDIPLLAEHFLQGLNKKGNSQYVIKAADMSRLVEYDWPGNVRELKHTIHRAYIMADHDDHSLVFDANFASPFAQAKRMVEHTQLNRASIPPQVGTSSRANAIQVPTPEMKPGKTIEEVERELIYQTLESVEGNKTLAARMLGISTKTLYNRLNAYEGETQS, encoded by the coding sequence TTGAAAACCGTTTTATTAGTAGATGATGATCATGATTTTGCAGAGCTGGCTTGCCGTATAGTTGAATATCTGGGCCATGACGCGTGTTTAGCGAATGACTTGGCGTCGGCCAGACAATGGCTAGAAACGCAAAGTTTTGATCATATCTTTCTTGATTTTATGCTGCCAGATGGCAGTGGTTTACATCTAGTTGATGAAATTAGAGCCGCAGGGATCCGTACACCAATAACCATGGTTACGGGACATCCATCAGTAAAGTCAGCGTTGTCGCAGCTTTGTCATGATGGGTTAAATTATCTCACTAAGCCCGTTGACGCGGATGATTTTAGAAATGCGTTAAGCCCTTCGAAGAACAAACCCAAGCGAACCGAGAGTCAAGCGCATTTTGGTGTGTTGCTGGGCGAGTCTGCTAAAATGAAGCATCTATATAAGATGATAGAGCGCGTGGCTGGCACCGACGCAAACGTGATGTTGATGGGGGAAAGTGGTGTAGGTAAAGAGATGTTTGCCCGCGCAATTCACAATGCTAGCACAGTGACGGGGGACTTGGTTAACGTAAACTGTGGTGCAATCCCGAAAGACTTGATCGGTAGCGAACTATTTGGTCACGAAAAAGGCGCGTTTACGGGAGCAAATGCTCAAAAAGTCGGAGTATTTGAACAAGCAGAGAATGGCACTTTATTTCTGGATGAATTAACCGAAATGCCAATCGAGCAACAGCCAAACTTGCTACGTGTACTTGAAACGCATACGGTGACACGAGTCGGTGGCACAAAACCAATAAAAGTAAATTGCCGAGTAATATCGGCGACTAATCGAAGCGTTGAAGATATTGCTACCAATGATGTACTGCGAGAAGACATTTATTTCCGTTTGGCGGTATTTCCAATCCATATTCCACCGCTCAGAGAGAGAAAGGAAGACATTCCATTGCTCGCCGAGCATTTTCTTCAAGGTTTGAATAAAAAAGGTAATAGTCAATATGTGATTAAGGCGGCGGATATGAGCCGTTTGGTTGAATATGACTGGCCTGGTAATGTTCGTGAACTCAAGCACACTATACATCGTGCCTATATTATGGCGGATCATGACGATCATAGCTTAGTATTTGATGCGAACTTTGCCTCACCATTCGCGCAGGCGAAACGCATGGTGGAGCATACGCAGTTAAATCGCGCTTCAATTCCACCACAGGTGGGCACTTCAAGCAGAGCAAATGCGATTCAAGTACCAACGCCGGAAATGAAGCCAGGTAAAACGATAGAAGAAGTAGAACGAGAATTGATCTATCAAACATTAGAATCAGTAGAAGGTAATAAGACGCTAGCGGCTAGGATGCTTGGGATTAGCACGAAAACGCTCTATAACCGCTTAAACGCCTACGAAGGAGAAACACAATCATAA
- a CDS encoding diacylglycerol kinase family protein, which yields MKMLKYYLFASLCLAALTIHSIGSWLMLPLAWFTVSISLVTFAYATNYPHIFRKHGTGKIPWYITWLFWPYLGCVHLYNAIERGRDVVDAFQPLTDNLFVACRLFPSDVDMLKAEGIEAILDVTAEFDGLNWSAEQQGLHYLNIPVLDHQAPTSEQLAHGMAWIAAQHELKRKVVVHCALGRGRSVFFCTAYLLATNPDYTVREALEKIQNRRETARLNKHQLKGLTKLHHSQNFTHSEQAALVINPVSGSGKWFTYENDIVGMLTEKYNLSIHFTEKETDVAALAKQIMSDTQPNIIIAGGGDGTLASVAHGVHQNDVLFGILPLGTANSLATVLLGSLSKIDPINRACEAILAGKTKPIDIMNCNGRTALLAAAVGFGHEMIEKAGREEKNNSGQLAYIRGLWQAVSENKPLHFKVSFNGAEQSQIECVSLVVANAAPKTTILAQGHGEPIYDDGKLDITILPVEPDGAQNLTVAELILPKLDGKPSNIRTEQCEKINIEFEQEQHFALDGEVLSAKSIEIVIQKHALNVMVPN from the coding sequence ATGAAAATGCTCAAGTACTACCTGTTTGCAAGTCTCTGTTTAGCCGCCCTCACGATCCACAGTATTGGATCTTGGCTAATGTTGCCGCTTGCGTGGTTTACCGTCTCTATTTCTTTAGTTACTTTTGCTTATGCAACCAACTATCCGCACATATTTAGAAAACACGGTACAGGCAAAATTCCTTGGTATATAACCTGGCTATTTTGGCCTTACTTAGGCTGTGTGCATTTATACAATGCAATTGAACGAGGAAGAGATGTTGTTGATGCATTTCAGCCGCTTACAGATAATTTGTTCGTTGCTTGTCGGTTATTTCCAAGCGATGTGGATATGCTTAAGGCGGAAGGGATTGAAGCCATTTTAGACGTAACTGCAGAGTTTGATGGGTTAAATTGGTCAGCAGAGCAGCAAGGCTTACACTACCTCAATATTCCAGTGTTAGATCATCAAGCGCCCACCTCAGAGCAATTGGCGCATGGCATGGCATGGATAGCGGCGCAGCACGAACTAAAGCGAAAGGTTGTGGTGCATTGTGCATTAGGTCGAGGTCGTTCAGTGTTCTTTTGTACCGCTTATTTACTTGCAACCAACCCCGATTATACCGTCCGTGAAGCACTCGAAAAAATTCAAAACCGCCGTGAAACGGCTAGGTTAAACAAGCATCAGCTGAAAGGACTGACAAAGCTACATCACAGCCAAAACTTTACCCACAGCGAACAGGCCGCGTTAGTCATTAATCCTGTATCTGGATCGGGTAAATGGTTTACCTATGAAAACGACATTGTGGGTATGCTGACGGAAAAATATAACTTATCCATTCACTTTACAGAGAAAGAGACTGATGTCGCGGCTTTGGCTAAACAAATCATGTCTGATACACAGCCAAATATCATCATCGCAGGAGGCGGTGATGGCACATTAGCAAGTGTTGCTCATGGTGTTCATCAAAACGATGTACTGTTTGGTATATTGCCTTTAGGTACTGCAAATTCCTTAGCGACTGTGTTACTCGGTTCACTGTCAAAAATAGATCCCATTAACCGTGCCTGTGAAGCAATTTTAGCGGGTAAAACTAAGCCTATTGATATAATGAACTGTAATGGCCGCACCGCGCTTTTAGCAGCAGCCGTTGGTTTTGGTCACGAAATGATCGAAAAGGCTGGGCGTGAAGAAAAGAATAACTCGGGGCAATTAGCCTATATTAGAGGTCTTTGGCAGGCGGTAAGTGAGAATAAGCCCCTTCATTTTAAAGTCAGCTTTAATGGCGCTGAGCAATCTCAAATAGAATGTGTTAGTCTGGTTGTAGCGAATGCAGCACCAAAAACCACAATTCTTGCTCAAGGTCATGGAGAGCCAATCTATGACGATGGCAAACTAGATATTACGATTTTACCGGTTGAGCCGGATGGTGCGCAGAATCTTACGGTAGCTGAACTTATTTTACCTAAATTAGACGGCAAACCTTCTAATATTCGCACCGAGCAGTGCGAAAAGATAAACATAGAATTTGAACAAGAACAACACTTTGCACTAGATGGTGAAGTGCTTAGTGCAAAAAGTATTGAAATAGTGATCCAGAAACACGCGCTGAACGTAATGGTTCCGAATTAG
- the smrA gene encoding DNA endonuclease SmrA, whose amino-acid sequence MAMTDEELFLASMGDVTPLAQDKKAELRRHKNEPTISQLAKREAAEQELEFDPNYLSTEYVDLLDPHDLLAYKKSGVQDGVYKNLRLGKYQVDATLDLHGKPFHDARKALFDFVTDCHAKSIRVLLLRHGIGLNSKPFPAVLKSYTNKWLQEMPQVLAFHSALKCHGGSGSTYVLLRKSEEKKQENRERHAKR is encoded by the coding sequence ATGGCCATGACTGATGAAGAACTATTTTTAGCTTCAATGGGCGACGTCACTCCTCTCGCTCAAGACAAAAAAGCAGAATTACGCCGTCACAAAAACGAACCAACTATTTCGCAACTCGCAAAACGCGAGGCCGCCGAGCAAGAGCTTGAGTTTGATCCTAATTACTTATCCACAGAGTACGTTGATCTATTAGATCCGCACGATCTACTCGCCTATAAAAAAAGCGGCGTCCAAGATGGTGTATACAAAAATCTCAGATTAGGTAAATACCAAGTTGATGCTACCTTAGACTTACATGGCAAACCATTTCATGATGCACGTAAAGCTTTGTTTGACTTTGTTACAGATTGCCATGCGAAAAGCATCCGAGTGTTGTTGTTGAGGCATGGTATCGGTTTAAACAGTAAACCCTTTCCCGCTGTACTGAAAAGCTATACAAATAAATGGCTGCAAGAAATGCCACAAGTGTTAGCATTTCACTCTGCATTAAAATGCCATGGTGGTAGCGGCTCTACTTACGTACTACTAAGAAAGAGTGAAGAGAAAAAACAAGAAAATAGAGAGCGTCACGCTAAACGCTAA
- a CDS encoding 2-hydroxyacid dehydrogenase → MALLICVTGRNNDKLVAKLAALLPQQTLLEWPVDDVSLLKEVEFVLAWNAPETLWSQLPNLKVVHSYGAGVDSIPMQLLPPHVEVARIVDPNLADDMAEYVLGQLLSHKLRVREYGDNQFQQIWKPRRARAGRTVGIMGMGQLGLAVAHKLHVNGFNIKGWSGSAKQLDNIEHFSGQGELAAFLSDIDYLVCLLPLTEHTKGILNAQLFALAPDHCVLINVARGGHLNETDLLNALADETFGGAILDVFDTEPLPALHVFWQQPNISITPHVAALTSLNTAAQQIANNYLAMQEGRALVHLVQKKQGY, encoded by the coding sequence ATGGCTTTACTTATTTGTGTTACTGGTCGTAATAATGACAAGTTAGTTGCTAAGTTAGCAGCACTGTTGCCGCAGCAAACCTTGCTTGAATGGCCCGTTGATGATGTTAGCTTATTAAAGGAGGTCGAGTTTGTGCTGGCATGGAATGCGCCAGAGACGCTATGGTCACAGCTTCCTAATTTAAAAGTAGTGCATTCTTACGGTGCCGGTGTTGATAGCATTCCGATGCAGCTGTTACCACCACATGTAGAGGTTGCGCGTATCGTTGACCCAAATTTAGCGGATGATATGGCTGAATATGTATTAGGCCAACTATTAAGCCATAAGCTTAGAGTTAGAGAGTACGGGGATAACCAATTTCAGCAAATATGGAAGCCAAGGCGCGCAAGAGCAGGTCGCACGGTTGGTATTATGGGGATGGGGCAACTTGGCCTTGCGGTCGCGCATAAGCTACACGTAAATGGATTTAACATCAAAGGTTGGTCCGGCTCTGCAAAACAACTCGACAATATTGAGCACTTCAGTGGGCAAGGTGAGCTAGCAGCTTTTCTTTCAGATATTGATTATCTTGTGTGCCTTCTACCACTGACTGAACATACAAAAGGGATACTGAACGCCCAGTTGTTTGCACTCGCGCCAGATCATTGCGTACTCATTAATGTCGCAAGAGGTGGTCATCTTAACGAGACGGATTTACTCAATGCATTAGCGGATGAGACGTTTGGCGGGGCTATTTTAGACGTATTTGACACTGAACCGCTCCCGGCATTACATGTCTTTTGGCAGCAGCCAAACATTAGCATTACTCCACATGTTGCCGCATTAACCAGTTTGAATACGGCTGCTCAGCAAATTGCTAACAACTATTTAGCGATGCAGGAGGGCAGAGCACTCGTTCATTTAGTTCAGAAAAAGCAGGGTTACTAA